The following are from one region of the Mycolicibacterium helvum genome:
- a CDS encoding urease subunit beta — protein sequence MIPGEVFLGDGDIEINAGAPRIELDIVNTGDRPVQVGSHVHLPQANAALSFDRVAAHGHRFDIPAGTAVRFEPGVAQRVRLVPLGGFREVHGLSLNPPGKLDPA from the coding sequence ATGATTCCCGGCGAGGTCTTCCTCGGTGACGGTGACATCGAGATCAACGCCGGCGCCCCGCGTATCGAGCTGGACATCGTCAATACTGGCGACCGGCCGGTACAGGTCGGCAGCCACGTGCACCTACCGCAGGCCAACGCCGCGCTGTCCTTCGACCGCGTCGCCGCCCACGGACATCGGTTCGACATTCCAGCGGGCACCGCGGTGCGCTTCGAACCCGGTGTGGCGCAGCGAGTTCGCCTGGTGCCGCTGGGTGGTTTTCGTGAAGTTCACGGCCTGAGCCTGAACCCGCCCGGAAAGTTGGATCCGGCATGA
- a CDS encoding urease accessory protein UreD: MRSDVLVVAQPGRLPRIECRGALAARHTEPDTVHLVSAAATPLGGDTISIRLIVEVGARLRLRSAAATVALPGAATTQSRACWHIENDGELDLDPEPTVVAANARHLSELTVWAAGTSRLRIRERVQIGRTGEREGFWSGAMRADVAGAPLLRHRVELGPASVADDALGSPLACVSELRYPEPADDAAGITYALAAGGSISTWQGARL, from the coding sequence ATGCGTTCCGATGTCCTCGTGGTCGCCCAGCCCGGACGGCTGCCCCGCATCGAGTGCCGCGGTGCACTGGCGGCGCGGCACACCGAGCCCGACACCGTGCATCTGGTGTCGGCGGCGGCAACGCCACTGGGTGGGGACACCATCTCGATCCGGCTGATCGTGGAAGTCGGTGCGCGCCTGCGCCTTCGCAGCGCCGCGGCCACGGTGGCGCTGCCCGGCGCAGCGACCACTCAGTCGCGGGCATGCTGGCACATCGAGAACGACGGTGAGCTCGACCTCGATCCCGAGCCGACTGTCGTCGCTGCCAATGCACGCCACCTCAGCGAGTTGACGGTCTGGGCGGCCGGCACCTCGCGGCTGCGCATCCGGGAGCGGGTGCAGATCGGCAGAACCGGTGAGCGCGAAGGCTTTTGGAGCGGCGCCATGCGCGCCGACGTGGCCGGCGCCCCGCTGCTTCGGCACCGGGTGGAGCTGGGGCCCGCCTCGGTGGCCGACGATGCGCTGGGTTCCCCACTGGCCTGTGTCAGCGAACTGCGTTACCCCGAGCCGGCCGATGACGCGGCCGGCATCACGTACGCACTGGCCGCCGGCGGCAGCATCTCAACCTGGCAGGGTGCCCGGCTCTAG
- a CDS encoding urease subunit alpha: MTELSRARYAALFGPTTGDRIRLADTDLIIEITEDRSGGPGLAGDEAVFGGGKVLRESMGQSRASRADGAPDTVITGAVIIDYWGIIKADIGIRDGRVVGIGKAGNPDIMSGVHPDLVVGPSTEIIAGNGRIVTAGAIDCHVHLICPQIMEEAIGSGITTIIAGGTGPAEGSKATTVTPGAWHLARMLESMDHWPLNIALLGKGNTVSAEAMWEQLRAGAAGFKLHEDWGTTPAAIDACLTVAEAAGVQVNIHTDTLNEAGFVEDTLAAIKGRNIHAYHTEGAGGGHAPDIITVAAESYVLPSSTNPTRPHTVNTLDEHLDMLMVCHHLNSAVPEDLAFAESRIRPSTIAAEDLLHDMGAISMIGSDAQAMGRIGEVVMRTWQTAHVMKKRRGFLEGDSGADNHRVRRYIAKYTICPAVAHGLDHEIGSVEVGKLADLVLWEPAFFGVRPHAVIKGGMIAWAAMGDANASIPTPQPVLPRPMFGAAPAAAAATSLHFVAPQAIEDGLADRLAVHRRLAPVGNVRAVGKAQMPLNDARPRIEVDPDTFTVRIDGEVWTEQPATELPMAQRYFLF; the protein is encoded by the coding sequence ATGACCGAGCTGTCCCGGGCCCGTTACGCCGCGCTGTTCGGCCCCACCACCGGCGACCGGATCCGGCTCGCCGACACCGACCTCATCATCGAGATCACCGAGGACCGCAGCGGCGGGCCGGGACTGGCCGGCGACGAGGCGGTGTTCGGCGGCGGCAAGGTGCTGCGCGAATCGATGGGCCAGAGCCGGGCCAGCCGCGCAGACGGCGCACCAGACACCGTGATCACCGGGGCGGTGATCATCGACTACTGGGGAATCATCAAGGCGGACATCGGAATTCGCGACGGCCGCGTTGTCGGCATCGGCAAGGCTGGGAATCCCGACATCATGTCGGGCGTACACCCCGATCTGGTGGTCGGCCCGTCCACGGAGATAATCGCCGGCAACGGCCGCATCGTCACCGCCGGCGCGATCGACTGCCATGTGCACCTGATCTGTCCGCAGATCATGGAGGAGGCCATCGGTAGCGGCATCACCACCATCATCGCCGGCGGCACCGGGCCCGCCGAGGGTTCCAAGGCCACCACGGTGACACCGGGCGCCTGGCATCTGGCGCGCATGCTGGAATCGATGGACCATTGGCCGCTCAACATCGCATTGCTGGGCAAGGGCAACACCGTCAGCGCCGAAGCAATGTGGGAGCAGTTGCGTGCGGGTGCAGCGGGTTTCAAGTTGCATGAGGACTGGGGGACCACCCCCGCCGCGATCGATGCCTGTCTGACGGTGGCCGAGGCTGCCGGGGTGCAGGTCAATATCCACACCGACACCCTCAACGAGGCCGGCTTCGTCGAGGACACCTTGGCCGCGATCAAGGGCCGCAATATCCACGCCTATCACACCGAAGGTGCCGGCGGCGGGCACGCACCGGACATCATCACCGTCGCCGCCGAGTCCTATGTGCTGCCCAGCTCGACCAACCCGACCCGGCCACACACGGTCAACACCCTCGACGAGCACCTGGACATGCTGATGGTCTGCCATCACCTGAACTCCGCCGTGCCCGAGGACCTGGCGTTCGCCGAAAGCCGCATCCGGCCCTCGACGATCGCCGCCGAAGACCTGCTGCACGACATGGGGGCGATCTCGATGATCGGCAGTGACGCCCAGGCCATGGGCCGCATCGGCGAGGTGGTGATGCGCACCTGGCAGACCGCGCACGTGATGAAGAAGCGTCGCGGCTTCCTCGAAGGGGACTCCGGAGCCGACAACCACCGGGTGCGCCGCTACATCGCGAAGTACACGATCTGCCCGGCCGTCGCCCACGGCCTGGACCACGAGATCGGTTCGGTCGAGGTCGGCAAGCTGGCTGACCTGGTGCTGTGGGAACCGGCGTTCTTCGGGGTCCGCCCGCACGCGGTCATCAAGGGCGGGATGATCGCCTGGGCCGCGATGGGCGACGCCAACGCCTCCATTCCGACCCCGCAACCGGTGCTGCCGCGCCCGATGTTCGGAGCCGCACCCGCCGCGGCAGCTGCCACCTCGCTGCACTTCGTCGCTCCGCAGGCCATCGAGGACGGGCTGGCCGATCGGCTCGCGGTCCACCGGCGCTTGGCGCCGGTGGGCAATGTGCGCGCAGTCGGCAAGGCGCAGATGCCACTCAACGACGCGCGGCCCCGCATCGAGGTCGACCCCGACACCTTCACCGTGCGCATCGACGGCGAGGTCTGGACCGAACAACCCGCGACCGAGCTGCCGATGGCTCAGCGTTACTTCCTGTTCTGA
- a CDS encoding NAD(P)/FAD-dependent oxidoreductase: protein MTHPGATPSDKHKVVIIGSGFGGLNAAQKLKRADVDIKLIAKTTHHLFQPLLYQVATGIISEGEIAPPTRVILRKQENCQVLLGEVTNIDLTDKTVDSILLGHTYRTPYDTLIVAAGAGQSYFGNDHFAEWAPGMKTIDDALELRGRILGAFEQAERSSDPVRREKLLTFVVVGAGPTGVEMAGQIAELADHTLRGAFRHIDSTRARVILLDAAPAVLPPMGEKLGKKAQDRLEKLGVEIQLNAMVTDVDRNGITVKRPDGTIDRIEAATKVWSAGVSASPLGKIIADQSDAEIDRAGRVKVGPDLSVPGHPNVFVVGDMALVDGVPGMAQGAIQGAKYVANLVKSELKGADPAAREPFSYFDKGSMATVSRFSAVAKIGRIEFAGFIAWLAWLFLHLVYLVGFKTKVATILSWITTFLGRGRSQLTITEQQAYARTRIEQLEEIAATVEDEKAAS, encoded by the coding sequence ATGACCCACCCCGGTGCAACGCCATCGGATAAGCACAAGGTCGTCATCATCGGTTCGGGATTCGGCGGCCTTAATGCCGCGCAGAAGCTCAAGCGGGCCGACGTCGACATCAAGCTGATCGCCAAGACCACCCACCACCTCTTCCAGCCACTGCTGTACCAGGTGGCGACGGGCATCATCTCCGAAGGTGAGATCGCCCCGCCCACCCGGGTCATCCTGCGCAAACAGGAGAACTGCCAGGTGCTGCTCGGTGAGGTCACCAATATCGACCTGACGGACAAGACCGTCGACTCGATCCTGCTGGGCCACACCTACCGGACTCCCTACGACACCCTGATCGTCGCCGCCGGTGCCGGGCAGTCGTACTTCGGTAACGACCACTTCGCCGAGTGGGCGCCCGGCATGAAGACCATCGACGACGCTTTGGAACTGCGTGGCCGCATCCTGGGCGCGTTCGAGCAGGCCGAGCGGTCCAGCGACCCGGTGCGCCGCGAAAAGCTGCTGACCTTCGTCGTTGTCGGCGCCGGCCCGACTGGTGTCGAGATGGCCGGGCAGATCGCCGAACTCGCCGATCACACGCTGCGCGGCGCGTTCCGCCACATCGATTCGACCCGGGCGCGGGTGATCCTGCTGGACGCCGCTCCCGCCGTGTTGCCACCGATGGGCGAGAAGCTCGGCAAGAAGGCGCAGGACCGGTTGGAGAAGCTGGGCGTTGAAATCCAGCTCAACGCGATGGTCACTGACGTCGACCGCAACGGGATCACCGTCAAGCGCCCCGACGGCACCATCGACCGCATCGAGGCTGCCACCAAGGTGTGGTCGGCCGGCGTCTCGGCGAGTCCGCTGGGCAAGATCATCGCCGACCAGTCCGACGCCGAGATCGACCGGGCCGGACGGGTCAAGGTGGGGCCGGACCTGTCGGTTCCCGGGCACCCGAACGTGTTCGTGGTCGGCGACATGGCGTTGGTCGACGGCGTTCCCGGTATGGCGCAAGGCGCCATCCAGGGCGCCAAGTACGTCGCCAACCTGGTGAAGTCGGAGCTCAAGGGCGCCGACCCTGCTGCCCGCGAACCGTTCAGCTATTTCGACAAGGGCTCGATGGCAACCGTGTCCCGCTTCAGCGCGGTGGCCAAGATCGGCAGGATCGAGTTCGCCGGGTTCATCGCGTGGCTGGCATGGCTCTTCCTGCACCTGGTCTATCTGGTCGGGTTCAAGACCAAGGTCGCGACCATACTGTCGTGGATCACGACATTCCTCGGCCGCGGTCGCAGCCAGCTGACGATTACCGAGCAGCAGGCGTACGCCCGCACCAGAATTGAGCAACTCGAGGAGATCGCCGCGACGGTCGAAGACGAGAAGGCGGCGAGCTGA
- a CDS encoding urease accessory protein UreF — protein MAAHSPSLRSPSSLSTLLTLTDSRLPTGGHVHSGGAEEAVASQLVVDLTTLAAYLRRRIRTSGLVTASVAAAVHRGDLTVAVADAETDARTPAPAARQASRAQGRGLLRLARRVWPDSEQDWAWDSLGPRPHLAVTAGRVGLASGLQPEQTALSIVYTTMTGTATAAQRLLALDPADVAALTFSLAQLCEQTAELAATALADLSDPLLDELAQRHAQRERPLFVS, from the coding sequence ATGGCTGCACATTCCCCGTCGCTTCGCTCGCCCTCGTCGCTGAGCACCCTGCTGACGCTGACCGACTCGCGGTTGCCGACCGGGGGACACGTGCACTCCGGCGGGGCCGAGGAGGCGGTGGCCAGCCAGCTGGTCGTCGACCTCACCACATTGGCGGCTTATCTACGCCGCCGGATCCGCACCAGCGGTCTGGTGACGGCGTCCGTTGCGGCCGCCGTGCACCGCGGGGATCTGACGGTGGCCGTCGCCGACGCCGAAACCGATGCCCGGACACCGGCACCGGCGGCCCGGCAGGCCTCCCGCGCCCAAGGCCGCGGGCTGCTTCGGCTGGCCCGTCGAGTCTGGCCGGACTCGGAGCAGGACTGGGCCTGGGATTCGTTGGGTCCCCGTCCGCATTTGGCGGTGACCGCCGGCCGCGTCGGCCTAGCCAGCGGACTGCAGCCCGAGCAGACCGCGTTGTCGATCGTGTACACCACTATGACCGGCACCGCCACCGCCGCGCAGCGGCTGCTGGCGCTGGATCCCGCCGATGTCGCGGCGCTGACCTTCAGCTTGGCGCAGCTGTGCGAACAGACCGCCGAGTTGGCCGCCACCGCGCTCGCCGACTTGTCCGACCCGCTGCTCGATGAATTGGCGCAGCGCCACGCGCAACGCGAACGTCCCCTATTCGTCTCCTGA
- a CDS encoding heme-binding protein: MTFNRSVRRAAAAALGAGAVLLSVAGPAAADPPPNCTTADMTGIMSGVSAAMSTYLFTHPDVNAFFTGLQGLPKAQVKTQTQQYLDANPGIRADLDGIRQPSTDFRNRCGLIQRPLAPGVV; this comes from the coding sequence ATGACATTCAATCGTTCCGTGCGACGCGCAGCTGCGGCGGCGTTGGGCGCAGGTGCGGTGTTGCTCAGCGTGGCTGGACCCGCTGCCGCCGACCCGCCGCCCAACTGCACCACCGCGGATATGACCGGAATCATGTCCGGAGTATCGGCGGCGATGTCGACCTACCTGTTCACGCACCCGGACGTCAACGCGTTCTTCACCGGTCTGCAGGGGCTGCCCAAGGCTCAGGTCAAGACCCAGACCCAGCAGTACCTGGACGCCAACCCGGGGATCCGCGCCGACTTGGATGGCATCCGCCAGCCGTCGACAGACTTCCGCAACCGGTGTGGCCTCATCCAGCGTCCGCTGGCCCCAGGCGTGGTCTAG
- a CDS encoding ABC transporter permease: protein MRRSAAHRTQPPLPRWVYVPAVLGAAFVVLPLVAMAIKVDWTHFWSLITSTPSQAALLLSLRTAAASTAFCLVLGVPMALVLARSDGRVVRALRPLILLPLVLPPVVGGIALLYAFGRLGLLGSYLEAAGIRIAFTTTAVVLAQTFVSLPFLVIALEGAARTAGADYDVVAATLGAKPATVWWRVTLPLLTPGLVSGSVLAFARSLGEFGATLTFAGSRQGVTRTLPLEIYLQRESDPDAAVALSILLVAVAAVVVLGLGMRRVSGWTSDA, encoded by the coding sequence GTGAGGCGCAGCGCGGCACACCGGACGCAGCCGCCGCTGCCCCGCTGGGTGTACGTCCCGGCTGTGCTCGGCGCGGCATTCGTGGTGCTCCCGCTGGTGGCCATGGCAATCAAGGTCGACTGGACACATTTCTGGTCACTGATCACCAGCACGCCATCGCAGGCCGCGCTGCTGCTGAGCTTGCGCACGGCCGCGGCCAGCACCGCATTCTGCCTGGTCCTGGGCGTTCCGATGGCGCTGGTGCTGGCCCGCAGCGACGGGCGGGTCGTGCGCGCTCTGCGCCCGTTGATCCTGTTACCACTGGTGTTGCCGCCGGTCGTCGGCGGTATCGCACTGCTGTATGCGTTCGGACGGCTGGGCCTACTCGGGAGCTACCTGGAGGCGGCCGGGATCAGGATCGCCTTCACCACGACCGCGGTGGTGCTGGCGCAGACGTTCGTCTCGCTGCCGTTCCTGGTGATCGCGCTGGAGGGTGCCGCGCGCACCGCCGGAGCCGATTACGACGTCGTGGCGGCGACGTTGGGGGCCAAACCGGCAACCGTGTGGTGGCGGGTGACGCTGCCGCTGCTGACCCCCGGTCTGGTGTCGGGATCGGTGCTGGCCTTCGCCCGGTCGCTGGGGGAGTTCGGCGCCACGCTGACCTTCGCGGGGTCCCGCCAAGGCGTCACCAGGACACTGCCGCTGGAGATCTACCTGCAGCGCGAGAGCGACCCGGACGCGGCGGTGGCGCTGTCGATTCTGCTGGTCGCCGTCGCCGCTGTTGTCGTCCTGGGGCTCGGGATGCGGCGGGTGTCCGGCTGGACCAGCGATGCCTGA
- a CDS encoding PaaI family thioesterase: MQSEQSPIEQIAFSAPFDNELGLVFTELSPDGAKAQLEVQPKLLQPMGIVHGGVYCSMIESMASTSAFVWLAANGGGNVVGVNNNTDFLRAISGGTVYGVTEPVHRGRRQQLWLVTIRDDKDRLVARGQVRLQNLEPEPPQG, translated from the coding sequence GTGCAATCAGAGCAGTCGCCGATCGAGCAGATCGCTTTCTCCGCCCCGTTCGACAACGAGCTCGGCCTGGTGTTCACCGAACTGTCACCCGACGGCGCCAAGGCGCAGCTGGAAGTCCAGCCCAAACTGCTGCAGCCGATGGGCATCGTGCACGGCGGGGTGTACTGCTCGATGATCGAGTCGATGGCCAGCACGTCGGCCTTCGTTTGGCTGGCTGCCAACGGCGGCGGCAACGTCGTCGGCGTCAACAACAACACCGACTTCTTGCGAGCGATCTCCGGGGGCACCGTCTACGGCGTCACCGAGCCGGTGCACCGCGGCCGGCGTCAGCAGCTCTGGCTGGTGACCATTCGCGACGACAAGGACCGGCTGGTCGCCCGCGGTCAGGTGCGCCTGCAGAACCTGGAGCCCGAGCCGCCGCAGGGGTGA
- a CDS encoding LLM class F420-dependent oxidoreductase: MTIRLALQIPNFSYGTGVPELFPTVIAQAQEAEAAGFDSVFVMDHFYQLPNLGAPDEPMLEAYTALGALATATQRVQLGTLVTGNTYRNPTLLAKAITTLDVISQGRAILGIGTGWFELEHDSLGYEFGTFTDRFNKLDEALEIILPMLRGERVTVDGKYYRTQEAFANPRFRDHIPLMIGGTGEKKTIPLAARHFDHLNLVCGFDELPRKVAVAKQRCEDIGRDPGTLETSMLVFAIIDENVTADFIPDDVKQRAAYGSPDQIAEQIKTKVLDAGVDGVILSPVTHLDGYHPGRVTAVGEVLRPLLGL, translated from the coding sequence GTGACGATCCGACTCGCTCTTCAGATCCCGAACTTCTCGTACGGCACCGGTGTCCCCGAACTCTTCCCGACGGTGATAGCGCAGGCCCAGGAGGCTGAGGCAGCGGGATTCGACTCCGTCTTCGTGATGGACCACTTCTACCAACTCCCCAACCTCGGCGCACCCGATGAGCCGATGCTGGAGGCGTACACCGCGCTGGGCGCGCTGGCCACCGCGACACAGCGGGTGCAACTGGGCACGCTGGTCACCGGAAACACCTACCGCAACCCGACACTGCTGGCCAAGGCCATCACCACCCTCGACGTGATCAGCCAGGGCCGGGCCATCCTCGGTATCGGCACCGGCTGGTTCGAGCTGGAACACGACTCACTGGGCTACGAATTCGGCACCTTCACCGACCGGTTCAACAAGCTCGACGAGGCGCTGGAGATCATCCTGCCGATGCTGCGCGGCGAGCGGGTGACCGTGGACGGCAAGTACTACCGCACCCAGGAGGCGTTCGCCAATCCCCGCTTCCGCGATCACATCCCGCTGATGATCGGCGGCACCGGTGAGAAGAAGACCATTCCGTTGGCGGCCCGTCATTTCGATCACCTGAACCTCGTCTGCGGCTTCGACGAACTCCCCCGCAAGGTCGCGGTGGCCAAGCAACGCTGCGAGGACATCGGCCGGGACCCCGGCACACTCGAGACCAGCATGTTGGTGTTCGCGATCATCGACGAGAACGTCACCGCAGATTTCATCCCGGACGACGTCAAGCAGCGTGCTGCATACGGCAGTCCCGACCAGATCGCCGAGCAGATCAAGACCAAAGTGCTCGACGCCGGCGTCGACGGCGTCATCCTGAGCCCGGTGACCCACCTCGACGGCTATCACCCGGGCCGGGTGACCGCCGTTGGCGAGGTCCTGCGGCCCCTGCTGGGCCTCTAG
- a CDS encoding urease subunit gamma has product MRLTPHETDRLLISYAAELARRRQARGLRLNHPETVALITDHVLEGARDGRTVAELMVSGREVLSRDDVMAGVPEMLHDVQVEATFPDGTKLVTVHHPIP; this is encoded by the coding sequence ATGCGACTCACACCGCATGAAACCGACCGGCTGCTGATTTCGTATGCCGCCGAGCTCGCGCGCCGCCGGCAGGCGCGCGGGCTGCGGCTCAACCATCCCGAGACGGTCGCGCTCATCACCGACCACGTCCTGGAGGGCGCGCGCGACGGCCGCACCGTGGCCGAGCTCATGGTCAGCGGACGCGAGGTGCTCTCCCGCGACGACGTCATGGCGGGCGTGCCCGAGATGCTGCACGACGTTCAGGTTGAGGCCACCTTCCCGGACGGCACCAAATTGGTCACCGTCCACCACCCCATCCCGTGA
- a CDS encoding sensor histidine kinase: MLSLRTIVIVAALSVVILVLTLGTWVWVGVTHDQYSQLDRRLDSVSSLGDVSSLLSTAGPSGVGTPTPDGNLVRTIRVGAMAMSVPPDVVLPALGDGYANTTIDGVEYRVRTFSVGGATIALGAPLAETQRRIAELHLRVLLICAGVIAGTVVIGWLISLIMINPFRVLAQQARAINAQSNPDEVQVRGVKEAVEIAEAVEGMLARIGDEQARTKAALESARDFAAVASHELRTPLTAMRTNLEVLSTLDLGPEQRTEVIGDVIRTQSRIEATLTALERLAQGELTTADDFVPFDVAELLDRAAHDAERIYRDLTVSLVPSPAVLMVGLPVGLRLVIDNALANAVKHGAATEVQLSVSSSADGVQITIDDNGSGVPEEERAAVFERFSRGSTASRSGSGLGLALVAQQAELHGGTASLCASPLGGARLVLDLAGPGD, encoded by the coding sequence ATGCTGTCGCTGCGTACCATCGTCATCGTCGCTGCGCTGTCGGTGGTGATCCTGGTGCTGACGCTGGGCACCTGGGTGTGGGTGGGTGTCACCCACGATCAGTACAGCCAGCTCGACCGGCGGCTCGATTCGGTCAGCAGTCTGGGTGATGTCAGCTCACTGCTGAGCACCGCAGGCCCCAGCGGGGTCGGCACGCCCACTCCCGACGGGAACCTGGTGCGCACCATCCGGGTCGGGGCGATGGCGATGTCGGTGCCCCCCGATGTGGTGCTGCCTGCCCTGGGCGACGGCTATGCCAACACCACCATCGACGGCGTCGAGTACCGGGTGCGCACCTTCTCGGTCGGTGGGGCGACGATCGCGCTGGGCGCGCCACTGGCCGAGACCCAGCGCCGGATCGCCGAACTGCACCTGCGGGTGCTGTTGATCTGCGCGGGCGTCATCGCGGGCACCGTGGTGATCGGCTGGCTGATCTCGCTGATCATGATCAACCCGTTCCGGGTGCTGGCCCAGCAAGCCCGCGCCATCAACGCCCAGTCCAACCCCGACGAGGTGCAGGTGCGCGGGGTCAAGGAGGCGGTCGAGATCGCCGAGGCTGTCGAAGGCATGCTGGCCCGCATCGGCGACGAACAGGCCCGCACCAAGGCCGCCCTGGAGTCCGCCCGCGACTTCGCCGCCGTCGCCTCGCATGAGCTACGGACTCCGCTGACCGCCATGCGCACCAACCTCGAGGTGCTCTCCACCCTGGATCTGGGGCCCGAACAACGCACCGAAGTGATCGGCGATGTCATCCGCACGCAGAGCCGCATCGAGGCCACGCTGACCGCCCTGGAACGACTCGCCCAGGGCGAGCTGACCACGGCAGACGATTTCGTTCCGTTCGACGTCGCCGAACTGCTCGACCGGGCCGCGCACGACGCCGAGCGGATCTACCGCGACCTCACCGTCTCGCTGGTGCCCTCGCCCGCAGTGCTGATGGTGGGCCTTCCGGTCGGGCTGCGGCTGGTCATCGACAATGCGCTCGCCAACGCCGTCAAGCACGGTGCCGCCACTGAAGTGCAGCTGTCGGTATCGAGTTCGGCCGACGGCGTGCAGATCACGATCGACGACAACGGCAGCGGGGTGCCCGAAGAGGAGCGGGCCGCGGTGTTCGAGCGGTTCTCCCGCGGCTCGACCGCATCGCGGTCCGGGTCAGGTCTTGGCCTTGCCCTGGTTGCCCAGCAGGCCGAATTGCACGGCGGCACAGCATCGTTGTGCGCCAGCCCGCTCGGCGGTGCCAGGCTGGTGCTCGACCTCGCCGGTCCTGGCGACTAG
- the ureG gene encoding urease accessory protein UreG, with amino-acid sequence MPPHFIEGQPHAHADRPKRARQPGEPLRIGIGGPVGSGKTALVAALCRQLRTELSLAVLTNDIYTTEDADFLRRHAVLPDDRIAAVQTGGCPHTAIRDDITANLDAIDDLIAGHAQLDLILVESGGDNLTATFSSGLVDVQIFVVDVAGGDKVPRKGGPGVTFSDLLVVNKTDLAPLVGADLEVMRRDAAKVREGRPTVLISLTEDPAASAVLSWVREQLRVDQLT; translated from the coding sequence ATGCCTCCACATTTCATTGAGGGCCAACCGCACGCCCATGCCGATCGGCCCAAGCGCGCCCGCCAGCCGGGGGAGCCGCTGCGCATCGGGATCGGCGGCCCGGTCGGTTCGGGCAAGACCGCGCTGGTGGCAGCGCTGTGTCGCCAGCTGCGCACCGAGTTGTCCCTGGCGGTGCTGACCAACGACATCTACACCACCGAGGATGCCGATTTCCTGCGGCGTCACGCGGTATTGCCCGACGATCGGATCGCCGCCGTGCAAACGGGCGGCTGCCCGCACACCGCGATCCGCGACGACATCACCGCCAACCTGGATGCGATCGACGACCTGATCGCCGGTCACGCGCAGCTTGACCTGATTCTGGTCGAGTCCGGCGGGGACAACCTGACCGCGACGTTCTCCTCCGGCTTGGTCGACGTGCAGATCTTTGTCGTCGACGTTGCCGGCGGAGACAAGGTGCCACGCAAGGGCGGCCCTGGGGTGACGTTCTCAGATCTATTGGTGGTCAACAAGACGGATCTAGCGCCACTGGTCGGAGCCGACCTTGAGGTCATGCGCCGCGACGCCGCCAAGGTGCGCGAGGGCCGCCCGACCGTGCTGATCTCACTGACCGAGGATCCCGCGGCGTCGGCGGTCCTGTCCTGGGTGCGCGAGCAGCTGCGCGTCGACCAACTCACCTGA
- a CDS encoding SDR family oxidoreductase, with product MDVLVTGADTELGRTIAEGFRDAGHKVVISGARRDDLEVAAKELDVDAIVCDTTDPAALAEARTLFPHHLDTIVHVPAPAWVGGDPRVYTLADTAKAWRTALDATVLSAVLLVQNIGDHLRSGGSIVTVVPDNPRDGGADAAVKAAVSNWTAGQADYFGTRGITINTVACGRSAEPSYDGLSTTPPSVAAEIARLALFLTTPAARHITGQTVHVGRGALANFG from the coding sequence ATGGACGTGCTGGTCACGGGTGCTGACACCGAACTGGGGCGCACGATCGCGGAGGGTTTCCGCGACGCCGGCCACAAAGTCGTCATCAGCGGCGCGCGCCGCGACGACCTCGAGGTAGCTGCCAAGGAACTCGATGTCGACGCCATCGTGTGCGACACCACCGACCCGGCGGCTCTGGCCGAGGCGCGCACCCTCTTCCCGCATCACCTGGACACCATCGTCCACGTCCCGGCTCCGGCCTGGGTCGGCGGCGACCCCCGGGTCTACACGCTGGCCGACACCGCCAAGGCGTGGCGCACCGCGCTCGATGCCACCGTGCTCTCGGCCGTGTTGCTGGTGCAGAACATCGGCGATCACCTGCGCTCGGGCGGATCCATCGTGACCGTGGTGCCGGACAATCCGCGCGACGGCGGCGCCGACGCTGCGGTCAAGGCAGCGGTGTCGAATTGGACTGCGGGACAAGCTGATTACTTCGGCACCCGCGGCATCACCATTAACACCGTGGCCTGCGGCCGCAGCGCGGAGCCGTCCTACGACGGACTGTCCACCACCCCGCCGTCGGTGGCCGCGGAGATCGCCCGGCTCGCGCTGTTCCTGACCACGCCGGCCGCCCGGCACATCACCGGCCAGACCGTGCACGTCGGCCGGGGCGCGTTGGCCAACTTCGGCTGA